The Coffea eugenioides isolate CCC68of chromosome 8, Ceug_1.0, whole genome shotgun sequence genome has a segment encoding these proteins:
- the LOC113779417 gene encoding uncharacterized protein LOC113779417 codes for MMVRGHEVDNRWVVPYNPYLLAKFNCHINVEICSTVKAVKYIYKYIYKGHDKIHFRVNSDSSNDSNSDANLSTVDEIKDYQSARWVCAVEGIWRIYRFLLSEMHPSIIHLQLHLENCQPLNFRGDQDLRDVVRNRFAKRTMLTEFFYMNSNDPLAQNLKCTYKEFPEHFVWYPGRRKWEPRKQKDSIGRIVTASPMEGERYFLRLFLTHVNSPTSFDDLRTINGAYVHTFREAVILRGYFESDKSQEQCLEEASLYHMPYSLRRLFATLLVHFPPSNPRYLWEQFEQPLSEDMSNIPEISVDQIRLQVLCQINEFLQSMGNDINQYALVSNTLYFDALNKNTRDTIAETRISVPEHDLLAIKQLNADQKKAFDIIMNAVFLHKKGIFFIDGPGGTGKTFLYRALLAETRSKGYIALATASCGVAASILPGGRTAHSRFKIPIAGTPDKQCRVSKQSSLAKLLQSAILIIWDEAPMAHKASIESVDKLLRDIMDSNDLFGSKVIVLGGDFRQVLPVVTKGSKSEFIDASIVNSYIWPQLRRLHLTENMRARHDPEFTQYLLRIGNGMEPVIFKNSIQIPPSMLIRYTNEEQSLTALIRTVFPDLKAFSDQNLSAVNRAILTTKNDFVDQINERLIVHLEGQLQEYISRDKCIDSSDQTIMEDLLNSLTPNGFPPHKLLLKPYCPIMLLRNIDAPQGLCNGTRLICKSLSSNIIHAVITCGEFAGKEVFIHRISFRVENSSDSPVPFERIQFPIRPCFAMTINKAQGQTLDFVGIYLREPVFSHGQLYVAMSRAKNSSSVKILIKPSIFDDEQDSITENIVYTEVLDLAYQ; via the coding sequence ATGATGGTTCGTGGACATGAAGTGGATAACAGATGGGTTGTTCCATACAACCCTTACCTTCTTGCAAAATTCAACTGCCATATAAATGTTGAAATCTGCTCTACAGTGAAAGCAGTGAAGTACATATATAAGTATATCTACAAAGGTCATGACAAGATCCATTTTCGAGTGAATTCAGACAGCTCTAATGACTCAAATTCTGATGCTAATTTATCTACAGTTGATGAAATCAAAGACTACCAGTCAGCTAGGTGGGTATGTGCAGTCGAAGGTATATGGAGGATATACAGATTCTTGCTATCTGAAATGCATCCTTCTATTATTCACCTACAACTTCACCTAGAAAATTGTCAGCCATTGAACTTCAGAGGAGATCAAGACTTACGCGATGTAGTAAGAAACAGATTTGCTAAGAGAACTATGTTAACAGAATTCTTTTACATGAATTCTAATGATCCTCTAGCTCAGAACCTCAAATGTACTTATAAAGAGTTCCCTGAACATTTTGTCTGGTATCCAGGAAGGAGAAAATGggagccaagaaaacaaaaagattcTATAGGCAGGATAGTGACAGCAAGTCCAATGGAAGGAGAACGATACTTTCTCAGACTATTCCTCACACATGTCAACAGTCcaacttcatttgatgatttgAGAACAATAAATGGAGCTTATGTACACACTTTTCGTGAGGCAGTAATCTTGAGAGGTTACTTTGAGTCCGATAAGTCACAAGAACAATGTCTTGAAGAAGCAAGTTTGTATCACATGCCATATAGTTTGAGAAGATTATTTGCGACTTTGCTCGTTCATTTTCCTCCTTCAAATCCAAGATATCTTTGGGAGCAATTTGAGCAGCCATTATCTGAAGATATGAGCAACATTCCAGAAATATCAGTTGATCAGATTCGTTTGCAGGTACTATGTCAAATAAATGAGTTTCTCCAATCAATGGGAAACGACATTAATCAATACGCTTTAGTTTCAAATACCCTgtattttgatgccttgaacaAAAACACCCGTGATACAATAGCTGAAACAAGAATCTCTGTACCAGAGCATGACCTATTAGCAATTAAACAACTAAATGCTGATCAGAAAAAAGCTTTTGACATTATTATGAATGCAGTTTTTCTTCACAAGAAAGGGATCTTCTTCATTGATGGACCAGGTGGAACAGGAAAAACATTCCTCTATCGAGCACTACTAGCAGAAACCAGATCAAAAGGATACATAGCTCTTGCTACAGCATCCTGTGGAGTTGCGGCTTCCATTTTACCAGGTGGAAGAACAGCTCACTCAAGATTCAAGATACCAATTGCTGGAACACCAGATAAGCAATGCAGAGTTAGTAAACAAAGCTCATTAGCAAAACTCCTTCAATCTGCAATTCTTATAATTTGGGATGAAGCTCCAATGGCGCATAAGGCCTCAATTGAAAGTGTTGACAAACTTCTAAGAGATATAATGGACTCAAACGATTTGTTTGGATCAAAGGTCATTGTTCTTGGAGGCGATTTCCGTCAAGTCTTGCCAGTGGTAACAAAGGGATCAAAATCTGAATTTATTGATGCAAGCATAGTCAATTCGTACATATGGCCACAGCTACGTAGATTACATCTCACTGAAAACATGAGAGCAAGACATGATCCAGAGTTTACTCAATATCTACTTCGCATTGGAAATGGAATGGAGCCAGTTATCTTCAAGAATTCTATCCAGATACCTCCATCAATGCTGATAAGATATACAAATGAGGAACAATCACTGACTGCACTCATCAGGACAgtatttccagatttgaaagcATTTTCTGACCAAAATCTCTCTGCAGTTAATCGTGCTATACTGACAACAAAAAATGACTTTGTTGATCAAATTAATGAGAGACTCATTGTACATTTAGAAGGACAACTCCAAGAATATATCAGTCGAGACAAGTGTATAGACAGCTCTGACCAGACAATCATGGAGGACTTGCTGAACAGTTTAACTCCAAATGGTTTTCCACCTCATAAGCTACTTCTTAAACCATATTGCCCTATCATGTTACTCAGAAACATTGATGCTCCTCAGGGATTATGCAACGGCACTAGACTGATATGCAAATCCTTGAGCTCCAATATCATACATGCGGTCATAACATGTGGTGAATTTGCTGGAAAAGAGGTCTTCATCCACAGAATATCTTTCAGAGTAGAGAACAGTTCAGACTCACCAGTACCATTTGAACGTATTCAATTTCCTATCCGGCCCTGTTTTGCTATGACAATAAACAAAGCTCAGGGACAAACGCTTGATTTTGTTGGCATATATTTGCGTGAACCAGTTTTTTCACATGGACAGCTATATGTAGCAATGTCAAGAGCAAAGAACAGTAGTTCTGTGAAAATTCTTATCAAACCATCCATATTTGATGATGAACAAGACTCGATTACTGAAAATATAGTATATACAGAAGTACTAGATCTAGCTTACCAGTAA